The following coding sequences lie in one Motilibacter peucedani genomic window:
- a CDS encoding protein-tyrosine phosphatase family protein, whose amino-acid sequence MSDENPVQPPTEILPGLWQAGLPLDWSWVHRTGVETVVDVADPDQLDDPAELEGIHYVKQALVDGELPDLDLLGDLVDGVVLSVQAGRTTLVHCGFGKNRSGLVVALAARELLGVSGAEALAHVRSVRDRAVNNEEFAAYVESLPAQHQRASADATQLVSSSR is encoded by the coding sequence GTGAGCGACGAGAACCCGGTCCAGCCCCCCACCGAGATCCTGCCCGGCCTGTGGCAGGCCGGCCTGCCCCTCGACTGGTCGTGGGTGCACCGCACCGGCGTCGAGACCGTGGTCGACGTGGCCGACCCCGACCAGCTCGACGACCCCGCCGAGCTCGAGGGCATCCACTACGTCAAGCAGGCGCTGGTCGACGGCGAGCTGCCCGACCTCGACCTGCTGGGCGACCTCGTCGACGGTGTCGTCCTCTCGGTCCAGGCAGGCCGCACCACCCTGGTCCACTGCGGCTTCGGCAAGAACCGCTCAGGTCTGGTCGTCGCCCTCGCGGCGCGCGAGCTGCTCGGCGTGAGCGGCGCCGAGGCGCTGGCCCACGTGCGCTCCGTGCGCGACCGCGCCGTCAACAACGAGGAGTTCGCGGCCTACGTCGAGAGCCTGCCCGCTCAGCACCAGCGCGCGAGCGCGGACGCGACCCAGCTGGTGTCCTCGAGCCGCTGA